The window GCGCGATCCCGCTGACCAGCGGCGCACCGGCGCCGATGATGAACAACCTGATTGGCGACTCGCTGTTTCCCAACGGCTTGTCAGCGGTGTTCGCGGTGATGATGACCGTGGTCTACGCCTTCCAGGGCTGCGAGATCATGGGCGTGGCCGCCGGCGAAACCGATCAGCCGGAAAAAAGCATCCCGCGCGCCGTTCGAAACGTGGTGTTTCGCGTGTTGATTTTCTATGTGCTGGCGATCGTGGTGCTGTCGGCAATCGTACCGTGGCAGCAGGCCGGGTTGATGGAAAGTCCGTTCGTGCAGGTGTTCGACATGGTCGGGATTCCTTATGCGGCTGACCTGATGAACTTCGTAATCCTCACCGCGATTCTGTCGGTGGGTAACTCCGGCCTGTATGCCTCGACGCGCATTCTGTGGGCGATGTCGAAGACCGGCATGGCGCCGAAAAGTCTGTCGCCGTTGAGCAAACGCGGCGTGCCGTTGCGGGCGCTGAGCATCACCTTGTGCTTTGCGCTGGTGTCGTTGATGACCAGTTTCGTCGCGGCGGACACGCTGTTCATGGTGCTGATGGCCGTGAGCGGCATGTCGGGCACGGTGACGTGGATCGTGATTGCGCTGGCGCAGTACAAGTTCCGCAAGGCCTACCTGCGCGATGGCGGTAAGCTCAGCGATTTGAAATACCGCGCGCCGTGGTTCCCGCTGCTGCCCCTGACATGCATTGCGTTGTGCTGTTCGCTGTTTGTGTTTTTGGCACTGGATGAGACGCAGCGGCCTTCGTTGTATTGGGGCTTTGGGTTCATCGCGGTGTGTTATGGCGCGTATTTCCTGATTCACCGCAAGCGTCAGGTGGTTTTGGCGCCGAGTGCTGTCTGATTGATTGTGTATGTCCGTTTGATCGTTCCCACGCTCCGCGTGGGAATGCATCCTGTGATGCTCCGCGTCACACGCAGTGGTGAATTCTGGACAGGGTAGTGGCTAGTTAGTAGCATCCGCCGCATACGGATTTTCTACTGCGCGTCGATCGACGTGGGCCTATCAAGGAATCGAAATGCACACATTCACTCATGGCGATAAAACCGTTGTTTTCACTGTCTTGAGCGGTGAGGTGGTGGGCAGCGAGAAGCTCAGTGAGACGCGTGTGACGACCACGGGCGGCGTTCCTGTAAACGGTAAGGACGGGGATCTGACGCCGGTTCGCGTCAGTTCGGTGTCGATCA is drawn from Pseudomonas sp. 31-12 and contains these coding sequences:
- a CDS encoding amino acid permease yields the protein MSESTERKGIQLTRALKSRHIFMLSLGGVIGTGLFMGSGVTINQGGPVGAILAYLVAGFLMYLVMVCLGELSVQMPVSGSFQTHATKFIGPATGFMIGWVYWMSWATTVGLEFTAAGMLMERWFPTIPIWYWSALFVVVLFGLNALATRAFGEAEYWFSGIKVAAILGFIVVGVLVIFGAIPLTSGAPAPMMNNLIGDSLFPNGLSAVFAVMMTVVYAFQGCEIMGVAAGETDQPEKSIPRAVRNVVFRVLIFYVLAIVVLSAIVPWQQAGLMESPFVQVFDMVGIPYAADLMNFVILTAILSVGNSGLYASTRILWAMSKTGMAPKSLSPLSKRGVPLRALSITLCFALVSLMTSFVAADTLFMVLMAVSGMSGTVTWIVIALAQYKFRKAYLRDGGKLSDLKYRAPWFPLLPLTCIALCCSLFVFLALDETQRPSLYWGFGFIAVCYGAYFLIHRKRQVVLAPSAV